The following are from one region of the Vicinamibacteria bacterium genome:
- a CDS encoding protein kinase produces MPLAPRTRLGPYEITVPIGKGGMGEVYRARDTKLDRDVAIKVLPEEFASDAERLARFEREAKLLASLNHPGIATLHGLEKTEGKPALVMELVEGETLGERLALGRLSLEEVVALFRQIADALRAAHAKGIVHRDLKPANVKITPDGKVKILDFGLAKLAEADGGPSGESASHSPTLTRNTALGAILGTASYMSPEQARGKTVDKRTDIWAFGCCLFEVLAGRKAFDGETVADVLSKVLQREPEWSALPPGPPRALRRLMKKCLEKDPDRRIHDIADAGLELEESLSAPPAAESRLQSRTLVLAIAGAALAGALASFLLVRPTPAPRAVQRFSINLPPGDEFLVGGIEGPLVAISPDGSKVVYAGVRNGEAQLFLRPVDRDVAEPIAGTRNGRMPFFSPNGEWIGFSAGRELKKVAILGGAPVTLVQMEGADHRGGTWARDGRIFASIDGLLIWISEGGGPSTTMSLDEGVDEPAWTWPHVLPGGKAVLFDSVRAGPRSIVVLSLETGETRVLIEDGSFPRYTESGHLLFARERTLFVVPFDLERLSTRGAPVPVLENVGQGGAGEAYYDVSDDGTLVYVSGQTKPETGLSWVDREGTAQPLGPRRRATWSSPRLSPNGELVAASLEPQDAPPDVWLLDTDPATLTRLTTAGGWQSVWAPDGQSLFIQSDARIFRQDLDAAGQAQDVAPCYNLTSISSDGTLAVCQGPNEAGDWDIESVRLDGSG; encoded by the coding sequence ATGCCGCTCGCCCCCCGAACCCGGCTTGGTCCGTACGAGATCACCGTGCCCATCGGCAAAGGCGGAATGGGTGAGGTCTACCGGGCGCGGGATACCAAGCTCGACCGCGACGTAGCCATAAAAGTACTCCCGGAGGAGTTCGCCTCAGACGCCGAGCGCCTCGCCCGTTTCGAGCGAGAGGCCAAGCTCCTCGCATCGCTGAACCACCCGGGCATCGCGACTCTTCACGGGCTCGAGAAGACCGAGGGGAAGCCCGCGCTCGTGATGGAGCTCGTCGAGGGGGAGACGCTCGGCGAACGGCTCGCCCTTGGGCGGCTCTCGCTCGAAGAGGTTGTCGCGCTCTTCCGGCAGATCGCCGATGCGCTTCGGGCCGCCCACGCCAAGGGCATCGTGCACCGGGACCTCAAGCCCGCGAACGTCAAGATCACGCCGGACGGGAAGGTCAAGATTCTGGACTTCGGTCTCGCGAAGCTCGCCGAAGCCGACGGGGGCCCGTCGGGTGAAAGCGCTTCGCACTCCCCGACGCTCACCAGGAACACGGCGCTCGGCGCGATCCTCGGCACGGCGTCCTACATGAGCCCGGAGCAGGCGCGAGGAAAGACGGTCGACAAGAGGACCGATATCTGGGCGTTCGGATGCTGTCTCTTCGAGGTCCTCGCGGGACGGAAAGCCTTCGATGGAGAAACGGTCGCCGACGTGCTCTCGAAAGTCCTGCAGCGGGAGCCGGAGTGGTCGGCGCTTCCACCCGGCCCCCCCCGAGCGCTGCGTCGATTGATGAAGAAGTGCCTGGAGAAAGACCCGGATCGACGGATTCACGACATCGCCGACGCGGGGCTCGAGCTCGAAGAGAGCCTGAGCGCTCCGCCCGCTGCCGAATCACGCCTGCAATCGCGCACGCTGGTTCTCGCCATCGCGGGCGCTGCTCTCGCGGGAGCGCTCGCGTCCTTCCTGCTCGTCCGACCGACTCCCGCGCCCCGCGCCGTCCAGCGCTTTTCGATCAACCTTCCTCCCGGCGACGAGTTTCTCGTGGGAGGGATCGAAGGACCGCTGGTCGCTATCTCTCCCGACGGGAGCAAAGTCGTCTACGCGGGCGTCCGCAACGGAGAGGCGCAGCTCTTCCTGCGGCCCGTCGATCGAGACGTGGCCGAGCCGATCGCCGGAACGCGAAACGGGCGCATGCCGTTTTTCTCACCGAACGGAGAGTGGATCGGATTCTCCGCCGGACGCGAGCTCAAGAAAGTGGCCATCCTCGGCGGCGCTCCGGTGACGCTAGTACAGATGGAAGGAGCGGATCACAGGGGGGGGACCTGGGCCCGGGACGGGCGTATCTTTGCCTCCATCGATGGGCTTCTCATCTGGATTTCCGAGGGCGGAGGTCCGTCGACGACGATGTCGCTCGACGAAGGCGTGGACGAGCCCGCGTGGACCTGGCCGCACGTTCTACCCGGCGGGAAGGCCGTCTTGTTCGACTCCGTTCGAGCGGGGCCTCGTTCCATCGTGGTTCTGTCGCTCGAAACGGGCGAGACGCGGGTCCTGATCGAGGATGGGAGCTTCCCCCGCTATACGGAAAGCGGACATCTTCTCTTCGCCCGTGAGCGGACCCTCTTCGTGGTGCCTTTCGATCTCGAGCGGCTTTCTACCCGCGGCGCTCCCGTGCCCGTTCTGGAGAACGTGGGTCAGGGCGGTGCGGGTGAGGCCTACTACGACGTCTCGGACGACGGCACGCTCGTCTACGTCTCCGGGCAGACCAAGCCCGAGACCGGGCTTTCGTGGGTCGATCGCGAGGGAACGGCCCAGCCTCTCGGCCCCCGGAGGCGCGCCACGTGGTCCAGCCCGCGGCTGTCGCCGAACGGCGAGCTCGTCGCCGCGAGTCTCGAGCCCCAGGATGCTCCTCCGGATGTGTGGCTTCTGGACACCGACCCGGCGACGTTGACGCGACTGACGACGGCCGGGGGGTGGCAGAGCGTATGGGCCCCGGACGGTCAGTCCTTGTTCATCCAATCCGATGCGCGCATCTTCCGCCAGGACCTCGACGCCG